Proteins encoded in a region of the Stieleria neptunia genome:
- a CDS encoding IS1380 family transposase: MTKRNRKRPALKRLRRQAVEVDFNGGSLTSDGGLVLLREVDKKLNLIERIDQAIDDPRDPFHTKHSQAEILISRIFAIAAGYEDANDQQHLRNDAAFQVAAGRTPRINAGADDDEDPTLASPSTHSRFENRIGKKELFELSKILVDIFLDSFDTPPGEITLDLDATDDKVHGEQERRAFNAYYDSYCFQPLYVFCGDQLLVSYLRAANLGDAHHARGITKLLVARIRKRWPQVKITLRGDGGFAIERLMRWCDKNDVHYIFGLPKNKVLVKEIACEMTRARILRSHRGGKQACFKWFRYRTGRTWDRHRWVVGKAEYTGKGPNPRFVVTNRFSSDGIVDTTYHRPMVNGKRQPLQVKTPGTWCSVAFDPEKFYREHYCMRGEMENRIKEQQLCLFADRTSCTRFIANQFRVMLSSFAYVLLDGVRRLGLSGTKHSRLRVDTIRLRLLKIAARVRVTCRRVIFHLCSHCPWEPLFNQVLTRLCRSD, translated from the coding sequence ATGACAAAGCGTAATCGAAAACGTCCCGCATTGAAACGCCTCCGCAGGCAGGCCGTTGAGGTGGATTTCAACGGCGGATCGCTCACCTCCGACGGAGGCCTCGTCCTGCTTCGTGAAGTCGACAAAAAGCTCAATTTGATCGAGCGGATTGACCAAGCCATCGACGACCCACGTGATCCGTTTCACACCAAGCATTCGCAAGCGGAAATCCTCATCAGTCGAATCTTTGCGATCGCTGCAGGATACGAAGATGCAAACGATCAACAGCATCTTCGCAACGATGCCGCCTTTCAAGTCGCCGCCGGACGGACCCCTCGAATCAATGCCGGGGCGGACGACGATGAAGATCCCACTCTGGCAAGTCCCTCGACGCATTCGCGATTTGAAAATCGAATCGGCAAAAAAGAACTCTTCGAGCTCAGCAAGATCCTCGTTGATATTTTCCTTGACAGCTTCGACACCCCGCCTGGTGAAATCACGCTCGATCTAGACGCAACGGACGACAAGGTACACGGCGAGCAAGAAAGAAGGGCTTTCAATGCCTACTACGACAGTTACTGCTTCCAACCGCTGTACGTATTTTGCGGCGACCAACTTCTCGTCTCTTATCTTCGTGCGGCCAATCTCGGTGATGCACACCACGCACGCGGGATCACAAAATTACTCGTCGCAAGGATCCGCAAACGATGGCCTCAGGTCAAAATTACCCTTCGTGGTGACGGAGGCTTTGCGATCGAACGCCTGATGCGTTGGTGCGACAAAAACGATGTCCACTACATCTTTGGTTTGCCCAAGAATAAGGTTTTAGTCAAGGAAATTGCTTGCGAAATGACACGGGCAAGAATCCTTCGATCACACCGGGGTGGGAAACAAGCCTGCTTCAAATGGTTTCGCTATCGCACCGGCAGGACTTGGGACCGCCATCGCTGGGTGGTCGGCAAAGCAGAGTACACTGGCAAAGGCCCCAATCCTCGCTTCGTCGTAACAAACCGTTTCTCAAGTGATGGCATTGTCGACACGACCTACCATCGACCGATGGTCAACGGCAAAAGGCAACCGTTGCAAGTTAAGACTCCAGGAACATGGTGTTCTGTCGCCTTTGACCCGGAGAAGTTTTATCGAGAGCACTACTGCATGCGTGGCGAGATGGAGAATCGGATCAAAGAACAACAGCTTTGCCTGTTCGCTGATCGCACCAGTTGCACCCGTTTTATTGCCAATCAGTTCCGCGTGATGCTTTCATCATTTGCTTACGTTCTACTCGATGGGGTGCGTCGCCTGGGCCTGAGTGGAACGAAACATAGTCGTCTACGCGTGGACACAATTCGATTGCGTCTATTGAAAATTGCAGCACGCGTGCGTGTGACTTGCCGTCGTGTGATCTTTCATCTCTGCAGCCACTGCCCCTGGGAACCGCTGTTCAATCAGGTGCTGACGCGTCTTTGTCGTAGCGACTAG
- a CDS encoding polysaccharide deacetylase family protein: MNRTRFLLVVASALASIVSSSQVRGQEDRSSAFDVHRGGVVMTFDDRNFDDWVNTIPLFDEFGVKATFFISGKIDDHAVDAIRRLRKHGHAIGSHSVHHLKAVEYCQDHSPEVFLRNEIRPQLEAFQAAGVAPTSFAYPMSRNDAVTDETLLKVFRHLRTGKNVADGERICDADAFFVPAGRINQQGCLIAKGIDYAPARPDRTFEQIDAALTRAAENHEIIVFYAHRICATKPDRGHFVTPEALAQIFGKAKQLNLPFYTFDQLP, encoded by the coding sequence ATGAACCGAACACGCTTCCTATTGGTTGTCGCCTCGGCATTGGCTTCAATCGTTTCATCGTCCCAGGTCCGTGGCCAAGAAGACCGGTCGTCGGCGTTTGATGTTCATCGTGGCGGTGTCGTCATGACGTTCGACGATCGAAATTTCGACGATTGGGTCAACACGATTCCCCTGTTTGACGAATTCGGTGTCAAGGCAACGTTTTTCATCAGCGGCAAGATTGATGATCACGCGGTTGACGCAATCCGCCGGCTGAGAAAGCATGGTCACGCGATCGGTTCGCACAGCGTGCATCATTTGAAAGCCGTCGAATACTGCCAGGATCATTCACCCGAAGTCTTTCTTCGCAACGAAATCCGCCCGCAACTGGAAGCGTTTCAAGCTGCGGGAGTCGCCCCCACATCGTTCGCCTACCCGATGAGCCGCAACGACGCCGTCACGGACGAAACACTGCTCAAGGTCTTTCGACATCTGCGAACGGGAAAGAATGTGGCCGACGGCGAACGCATCTGCGATGCCGATGCCTTCTTTGTTCCTGCCGGCCGAATCAACCAGCAAGGTTGCCTGATTGCAAAGGGCATCGACTACGCCCCTGCTCGCCCCGATCGCACCTTCGAGCAGATCGACGCAGCGTTGACCCGGGCGGCAGAGAATCACGAAATCATCGTGTTCTATGCGCACCGCATCTGCGCGACGAAGCCGGATCGAGGCCACTTCGTGACCCCCGAAGCACTGGCTCAGATCTTCGGCAAAGCGAAGCAACTCAACCTGCCGTTCTACACGTTCGACCAACTGCCGTAA
- a CDS encoding RraA family protein: MPDNILPLSHAELLELKRWNTPTIYNGWEQITSRDAGRDCFNLEETHDFMPQMGPMVGYAVTVVIEPGNPVHKTANANAWSEYRRYVASVPGPKVVVVQDLDKPATFGAFWGEVNSNIHRALGCVGAIVDGSIRDVDEMTNAGFKALARRLSVGHAYSTPIRWACEVEAFGTPITPGTLIHADKHGFLAVPAEDTPGLLNAARRMDSFECQTMIQTARNAAGKSTEALLNEIDDACARFGDLAKNEFSGKAGEWA; the protein is encoded by the coding sequence GTGCCCGACAACATCCTACCACTCAGCCACGCAGAGCTTCTGGAACTGAAACGCTGGAACACACCCACCATTTACAACGGCTGGGAACAGATCACGTCACGCGATGCCGGTCGAGACTGTTTCAACCTTGAAGAAACTCATGACTTCATGCCACAGATGGGCCCGATGGTTGGCTACGCCGTGACGGTCGTGATCGAACCGGGAAACCCCGTGCACAAGACAGCCAATGCCAACGCGTGGAGCGAATACCGACGGTACGTTGCGTCGGTGCCGGGCCCCAAGGTCGTCGTCGTACAGGATCTGGACAAACCCGCGACATTCGGCGCCTTCTGGGGTGAAGTGAATAGCAACATCCATCGAGCCCTGGGCTGTGTCGGCGCAATCGTCGATGGTTCCATTCGTGACGTCGATGAAATGACCAACGCAGGCTTCAAAGCGTTGGCCCGCAGATTGAGCGTCGGCCATGCCTACAGCACCCCGATCCGATGGGCCTGCGAGGTCGAGGCGTTCGGCACGCCGATCACACCAGGAACATTGATTCACGCGGACAAGCATGGGTTTCTTGCCGTGCCGGCGGAGGATACGCCTGGACTGCTGAACGCCGCCCGCAGGATGGATTCCTTCGAATGCCAAACCATGATCCAGACCGCTCGAAACGCAGCCGGCAAGTCAACCGAAGCACTCCTCAATGAAATCGATGATGCCTGCGCCCGCTTTGGCGATTTGGCTAAGAATGAGTTCTCTGGCAAGGCAGGTGAATGGGCATGA
- a CDS encoding DUF1559 domain-containing protein: MKRPARTNHGFTLVELLVVIAIIGILVGLLLPAVQAAREAARRMSCSNNFKQLGLAIHNYHSAYRQLPMHGVGTASPDGGAAPYGVTSATTDWWTNYGDSNAWRLSALVGLTPFMEQQALWDEISNPSVIDAVNPGTQLTVAWPPMGPTVEFIQYRPWVTELPMLRCPSDPGVGLPAQGRTNYAACLGDSIDWSIRGSKQHHTTRGEMVSTNTWVQRSLAANRGTFVPHKESKFRDILDGLSNTVAFAEILTDLSDRDTRGIQSLNGNPPDEIRLNPSYCIDNNQIDPDNPRFWAPTTPIENSNNGRGFKWADFRPNFSGCHTILPPNAPIGGGSSVGETGMFPPSSRHQGGAHILMGDGAVVFITDSIEAGDSHHEMVWLAPADITSSPGTKSPYGLWGALGTRASRETIQEQLNQ; encoded by the coding sequence ATGAAACGCCCCGCCCGGACGAACCACGGTTTCACGCTTGTGGAACTATTGGTTGTCATCGCCATCATCGGAATCCTTGTCGGTCTTTTGCTGCCTGCCGTGCAGGCAGCACGCGAGGCCGCTCGCCGGATGAGTTGCAGCAATAACTTCAAACAGCTGGGGCTCGCGATCCACAACTACCACAGTGCCTATCGACAACTCCCGATGCACGGGGTCGGCACGGCCAGCCCCGACGGGGGAGCCGCACCGTATGGTGTCACCTCGGCCACCACCGACTGGTGGACGAACTACGGCGACTCGAATGCTTGGCGCCTGAGCGCCCTGGTCGGGCTGACACCGTTTATGGAGCAGCAAGCGCTGTGGGACGAAATTTCAAACCCGAGCGTCATCGATGCCGTCAACCCGGGCACCCAGTTGACGGTGGCCTGGCCTCCGATGGGGCCGACCGTGGAGTTCATCCAGTACCGCCCTTGGGTCACCGAACTCCCGATGCTGCGATGCCCCAGCGATCCCGGTGTCGGCTTGCCGGCCCAAGGTCGGACCAACTACGCCGCCTGCCTGGGCGATTCGATCGATTGGTCGATCCGCGGCTCAAAACAGCATCACACCACCCGGGGTGAAATGGTCTCGACCAACACGTGGGTGCAACGCTCACTCGCTGCCAACCGGGGGACGTTCGTGCCACATAAAGAGTCCAAATTCCGTGACATCCTTGACGGACTGTCCAACACCGTCGCGTTTGCGGAAATCCTGACCGACCTCAGTGATCGCGATACTCGCGGCATTCAAAGTCTGAACGGCAATCCTCCCGACGAGATCCGATTGAATCCGAGCTATTGCATCGACAACAATCAAATCGATCCTGATAATCCGCGATTCTGGGCCCCGACAACGCCGATCGAAAACTCCAACAACGGGCGAGGCTTCAAGTGGGCCGACTTTCGCCCGAACTTCAGCGGTTGCCACACGATCCTTCCCCCCAACGCTCCGATCGGCGGGGGAAGCAGCGTCGGCGAAACCGGGATGTTCCCACCATCGAGTCGACACCAAGGCGGCGCCCATATCTTAATGGGCGATGGTGCGGTGGTCTTTATCACCGACTCGATCGAAGCCGGTGACTCGCACCACGAAATGGTTTGGCTGGCGCCGGCCGATATCACGTCGTCACCCGGTACGAAGAGCCCGTACGGACTGTGGGGCGCTCTCGGAACCCGGGCCTCACGCGAAACGATTCAGGAACAACTGAATCAATAA
- a CDS encoding leucine-rich repeat domain-containing protein, translating into MTEKTNSARIEQTSAETSAETGGDDQSTTASPSTGTPTALKRSGGARRNPQARWIASAIVISLLVTANWPFQYSVSSSTTATWSESPFDFGFRTEGALQPIDPVEAGWPFRYYIRHPFPNGVDQARWYGRAVVWNLATAIAFVAIIFFYLRPTVRKSNRVSLADLLFVVTLIASAMGYWRWQIRQSEADKVIADQLAASGQVVRQSYMPAILTEWVPKSARPMWLRTTAVDLQEPSDEQLQLMCKLPYLRALRIGGGQYDQKPLSRLPSMRYLQDLRIAGAELDAETVLALSECSLLRQLNISHTNIAEDALPRFAKLPRLSRLMAMETMIPFQAWQDCELKNQLESLVLSRPNTGTGGEIQLESWPQLRRLAFQSLDEPLNPNLFGISLHDMPELEQFGFDSLQLVDLDLQRLPKLTNVKVQYNDAQMRLAANDQMPYDAWVRNCTLNEIPLLESFSFYVGDFESIQIEGCDAMEKLAGTSTMIPGVGDPQYVSTSSPECGQRVIDQFGKLNGPPLLALRGCDLRKVDLSPLKQNSAIATLDFQYCALTKQSADQIATLSATAIDVRNAEVGAGFVNSLSAQLADLKSLLINSNINAIRVENQPKLETIVFDQHKKSQITALRLINVPELRSPLVLSPVGNYLHVEAAPQLPGLAVLSPLSKIRISGVAGLQWFIGGGEGMNDENVSEVLKAHALTELTIAYPSASSKAFNGVINLRSLQQLALPGADLDNDLFQQWDIPTTLTQLDLRDCGLSAATTSRIIGRGRWTQLLLGGNEIDVSSLPELRKSPGLTAVSLGGINLNQSLVDAMGPLDYLSQVGLAGANIESGGLTAIVDKSDYLNEIDLTGATADWSEIIPALQTHKSLMFRLSPVDATVALITKLTAAKRLVMERDAYETWFQPPQRRLLGYDPRGFPVYEDPDRQEGPSEFERPDWSADFFRPAPDLNSPAGTVVAPNAPVGPGARSVIGQLLRSINSAGASVDNIDNLEEVEKE; encoded by the coding sequence GTGACCGAGAAGACGAATTCTGCTCGTATCGAGCAGACCAGCGCTGAGACCAGCGCTGAGACCGGCGGCGACGATCAGAGCACAACCGCGTCCCCCAGCACCGGCACACCTACCGCTTTGAAGCGTAGCGGCGGCGCCCGGCGGAACCCCCAAGCTCGATGGATCGCATCGGCAATCGTGATTTCGCTGCTGGTTACCGCCAACTGGCCGTTCCAGTATTCCGTCAGTTCTTCGACCACAGCGACCTGGTCCGAGTCGCCATTCGACTTCGGCTTTCGAACCGAAGGCGCGCTGCAACCGATTGACCCGGTCGAAGCAGGATGGCCGTTTCGCTACTACATTCGTCATCCATTTCCAAATGGCGTCGATCAAGCTCGATGGTACGGGCGCGCCGTGGTCTGGAATCTGGCGACCGCCATCGCGTTTGTGGCCATCATTTTTTTCTACTTGCGGCCAACAGTGAGGAAGTCCAATCGAGTTTCGCTCGCCGATTTGTTGTTTGTCGTCACACTGATCGCCTCGGCGATGGGCTATTGGAGATGGCAGATCCGTCAGTCCGAAGCCGACAAAGTCATTGCCGATCAACTCGCAGCGAGCGGGCAGGTCGTGCGGCAGTCGTACATGCCGGCGATTTTGACCGAATGGGTCCCCAAGTCGGCGCGACCGATGTGGCTGAGGACAACCGCTGTTGATCTCCAAGAGCCGTCAGACGAACAACTGCAATTAATGTGCAAGTTGCCTTACCTGAGAGCGCTGCGGATCGGTGGTGGCCAGTACGACCAGAAACCGTTGAGCCGCCTGCCCTCGATGCGTTATCTGCAAGACCTTCGTATCGCCGGTGCCGAACTGGATGCGGAAACCGTTTTGGCATTGTCTGAATGTTCGCTGCTTCGACAACTCAACATTTCGCACACCAATATTGCGGAGGATGCGCTTCCGCGTTTCGCGAAACTTCCGCGACTCTCACGGCTGATGGCCATGGAAACGATGATCCCGTTCCAGGCCTGGCAGGATTGTGAACTGAAGAACCAACTGGAAAGTCTGGTTCTCTCTCGGCCGAATACAGGAACCGGTGGTGAAATCCAGCTTGAATCTTGGCCACAATTGCGACGCCTCGCGTTTCAATCACTCGACGAACCGCTCAACCCGAACCTCTTTGGGATCTCATTGCACGACATGCCCGAGCTGGAGCAATTCGGATTCGATTCACTTCAATTGGTCGACCTCGATCTACAGCGTCTGCCAAAACTTACGAACGTCAAAGTGCAATACAACGACGCGCAGATGCGATTGGCTGCCAACGACCAGATGCCGTATGACGCGTGGGTTCGCAACTGTACGTTGAATGAGATCCCTCTGCTCGAGTCCTTCTCGTTTTACGTTGGCGACTTTGAATCCATCCAAATCGAAGGCTGCGACGCGATGGAGAAGTTGGCCGGAACCAGCACGATGATTCCTGGGGTCGGCGACCCACAGTATGTCTCAACGAGCAGCCCAGAGTGCGGCCAACGAGTGATCGACCAGTTTGGAAAGTTAAACGGGCCGCCGCTTTTAGCACTGCGAGGATGTGACCTTCGCAAGGTCGACCTTTCACCCCTGAAACAAAACTCCGCGATCGCAACACTGGACTTTCAATATTGCGCGCTGACGAAACAATCGGCCGACCAGATCGCAACGCTTTCGGCAACGGCCATCGACGTGCGAAACGCCGAGGTAGGCGCCGGGTTTGTTAACTCACTTTCTGCCCAACTCGCAGACCTTAAATCGCTGCTGATCAATTCGAACATCAACGCGATCAGGGTTGAAAATCAACCCAAACTTGAAACGATCGTTTTTGATCAGCACAAGAAATCACAGATCACGGCATTGCGGCTGATCAATGTACCGGAACTTCGATCTCCCCTGGTCCTCAGTCCGGTCGGAAATTACCTGCACGTGGAGGCCGCGCCTCAGCTTCCCGGTTTGGCGGTTTTGAGCCCGCTTTCGAAAATCCGAATCAGTGGTGTCGCCGGATTGCAGTGGTTTATCGGAGGGGGCGAGGGGATGAATGACGAAAACGTCTCGGAGGTGTTAAAAGCCCACGCGTTGACGGAGTTAACGATCGCTTATCCATCCGCTTCGTCGAAAGCGTTTAATGGCGTCATCAATCTTCGATCGCTCCAGCAGCTTGCCCTTCCAGGGGCGGATCTCGACAACGACTTGTTTCAACAGTGGGACATCCCCACGACACTTACCCAATTGGACCTCAGAGATTGTGGACTTTCGGCCGCAACGACATCTCGGATCATCGGCCGTGGACGCTGGACGCAACTGCTGCTTGGCGGAAACGAAATCGATGTGAGTTCATTGCCCGAACTCAGGAAGAGCCCGGGTCTCACTGCCGTCAGCCTCGGCGGCATCAACCTCAATCAATCGCTAGTTGATGCAATGGGACCGCTCGACTATCTGAGCCAAGTGGGGCTTGCCGGTGCGAACATTGAATCAGGCGGACTGACGGCAATCGTTGACAAATCCGATTACCTGAACGAAATCGATCTCACCGGCGCAACCGCAGACTGGTCGGAAATCATACCGGCGCTGCAAACCCACAAGTCGCTCATGTTTCGACTCTCGCCGGTCGACGCGACGGTTGCACTGATTACGAAACTGACCGCCGCGAAACGGCTGGTGATGGAACGTGATGCCTACGAAACATGGTTCCAGCCGCCACAACGGAGACTCCTGGGCTACGACCCGAGAGGGTTTCCGGTCTACGAAGATCCGGATCGCCAGGAGGGACCAAGCGAATTCGAGCGTCCCGACTGGTCTGCCGATTTTTTCCGTCCCGCCCCCGATCTAAATTCCCCAGCCGGGACCGTCGTTGCCCCCAACGCACCGGTCGGGCCGGGCGCCCGTTCCGTCATCGGTCAATTGCTCCGCTCCATCAACTCAGCGGGCGCATCCGTTGACAACATCGACAATTTAGAAGAGGTGGAAAAAGAATGA
- a CDS encoding S9 family peptidase, which produces MPRQGFPVTLFFLIANAAIGLGPLPAQTAEDSTWVSQAEPRLKAIYEHGQFRAKDFQGKWLPDSSGYTVRQQDPNSDQPRLLTYDVRTGEQVEVESPDTSQPVRRKLMSPDGTHRLEFRDQDLFVRHLESGRRTRLTRRPPDRDVSYREPQWSPDGTRVVFIESDATDVRMRPMLVPDDPSYPSVRHQRFARVGEKINALRVGVVEIEGGELQWLPMEFSPDGVYLGQVEWAGNSEEVLVEKLSRFRDERVFSLVNVDGEVNEIFRETNSAWAVGSQGKNSGLTWVRDGQAFIVISEKDGWRHAFLYSRDGKAMALLTPGDYDLIDRAVVDEPGGWYYFYAAPDDGPRKYLYRVPLDGSGTLQRITPSDQPGTHDYDFSPDAKWAFHTYSTIDQPPVVDLVELDGHKVVRVLEDNRELRDRAATLMTPPTEFIRLEIDGGVSMDAWMIKPKDFDPSKKYPVFIYVYGEPYAQTVLDQWGAAQNHFHRVIADLGYLVVSIDNRGTPAPKGAAWRRSIFGSLGPLSTEDQAAGLKELGRTRPYVDLSRVGIWGWSGGGSNTLNAMFRKPDDYHVGIAVVPKPQPHLYNAWFQEIYMRTREVNPEGYERSAPLNFAEGLKGNLLIVTGSGETNTHIQIIEGLVDRLIELGKRFDYMVYPNRDHGLREGKRSELHVRMLIARYLVEHLPRGPR; this is translated from the coding sequence ATGCCGAGACAAGGATTCCCGGTCACGCTTTTCTTCCTGATTGCAAACGCTGCGATCGGACTCGGCCCACTCCCCGCACAAACAGCCGAGGATTCGACGTGGGTCTCGCAAGCCGAACCACGGCTGAAAGCGATTTACGAACACGGCCAATTTCGGGCGAAGGACTTTCAGGGCAAATGGTTACCCGACAGCTCCGGATACACCGTTCGTCAACAGGATCCGAATTCCGACCAACCGCGGTTGCTGACGTATGACGTCCGGACGGGCGAACAGGTGGAAGTCGAATCGCCCGACACGTCGCAACCGGTCCGCCGAAAACTGATGTCGCCCGACGGCACGCACCGCCTGGAATTTCGCGACCAAGATCTGTTCGTCCGTCATCTGGAATCCGGCCGGCGAACCCGATTGACGCGGCGCCCGCCCGACCGAGACGTTTCCTATCGTGAGCCTCAATGGAGCCCCGACGGGACACGCGTGGTGTTCATTGAGTCGGATGCGACCGACGTCAGAATGCGCCCCATGCTGGTGCCAGACGATCCCTCGTATCCGAGCGTTCGACACCAGCGATTCGCTCGCGTCGGTGAAAAAATCAATGCCCTCCGCGTCGGCGTTGTCGAAATCGAAGGGGGCGAACTGCAATGGTTGCCGATGGAGTTCAGCCCGGACGGCGTCTATCTCGGGCAGGTCGAGTGGGCAGGAAACTCGGAGGAAGTGCTGGTCGAAAAGCTGAGTCGTTTTCGTGACGAACGCGTCTTCTCGCTCGTGAATGTCGACGGCGAAGTCAACGAGATCTTTCGCGAAACCAATTCCGCATGGGCGGTGGGCAGCCAGGGAAAGAACTCGGGGCTGACATGGGTTCGAGACGGCCAGGCGTTCATCGTGATCAGCGAAAAAGACGGCTGGCGTCACGCGTTCCTCTATTCGCGCGACGGCAAAGCAATGGCCCTGCTGACACCGGGCGACTACGACCTCATTGATCGGGCCGTCGTCGATGAACCGGGCGGTTGGTATTACTTCTACGCCGCGCCGGACGATGGACCGAGAAAGTACTTGTACCGAGTCCCCCTCGATGGATCGGGAACGCTCCAGCGGATCACGCCCAGCGATCAACCGGGGACGCACGACTACGATTTTTCGCCCGATGCCAAGTGGGCGTTTCACACCTATTCCACCATCGACCAGCCGCCGGTCGTCGACTTGGTCGAACTGGATGGACACAAGGTCGTACGCGTGCTGGAGGACAACCGCGAACTGCGCGATCGGGCCGCGACGCTCATGACCCCTCCGACTGAATTCATCCGGCTGGAAATCGATGGCGGTGTCTCGATGGATGCCTGGATGATCAAGCCGAAGGACTTTGATCCCTCCAAAAAGTATCCCGTCTTCATCTACGTTTACGGCGAGCCCTACGCACAGACGGTGCTGGACCAATGGGGAGCCGCCCAAAACCACTTTCATCGAGTCATCGCCGACCTCGGTTACCTCGTCGTCTCGATCGACAATCGCGGCACCCCCGCACCGAAAGGCGCCGCATGGCGGCGATCGATCTTCGGCAGCCTGGGACCACTTTCAACGGAAGATCAAGCCGCGGGGCTGAAAGAACTCGGCCGCACGCGACCGTATGTGGACCTGTCACGCGTCGGAATTTGGGGCTGGAGCGGCGGGGGATCCAACACCTTGAACGCCATGTTCCGCAAACCGGACGATTACCACGTCGGAATCGCCGTCGTCCCCAAACCGCAGCCCCATTTGTACAACGCGTGGTTCCAAGAAATCTACATGCGAACCCGAGAAGTCAACCCGGAGGGCTACGAACGATCGGCCCCCCTGAATTTTGCCGAAGGGCTCAAGGGCAACCTGCTGATCGTCACCGGGTCCGGCGAGACGAACACGCATATTCAGATCATCGAAGGCCTGGTGGATCGGTTGATCGAACTCGGCAAACGGTTCGACTACATGGTCTACCCCAATCGTGACCACGGCCTGCGCGAAGGCAAACGATCCGAACTGCACGTGAGAATGCTGATCGCCCGATACCTGGTCGAACACCTTCCGCGCGGCCCGCGGTAA
- a CDS encoding response regulator transcription factor, with the protein MNVAKAKVCIVDDDPAVQDSVRALLAAFGFDPHCVSSAEEFLLGDLNGSIDGMVLDLRLPEMSGIDLLTQLTDEGTAVPTVVISGHRDEDVLAQLASFQAVIFLMKPFAPDRLVDFLSEHCTGKRNGRPDGSNRC; encoded by the coding sequence ATGAATGTTGCGAAAGCAAAAGTATGCATTGTTGATGATGACCCCGCGGTCCAAGACTCCGTCCGGGCGCTGCTCGCAGCCTTCGGATTTGACCCCCATTGCGTCTCAAGTGCCGAAGAATTCTTGCTCGGAGACTTGAACGGCTCCATCGACGGCATGGTGCTGGACCTGCGATTGCCCGAAATGAGCGGAATCGATCTGCTGACGCAACTCACCGACGAAGGCACCGCAGTTCCGACCGTTGTGATCAGCGGACATCGTGACGAAGACGTGCTGGCCCAACTGGCGAGCTTCCAGGCGGTGATCTTCCTGATGAAACCCTTTGCACCGGACCGGCTGGTCGATTTTCTCAGCGAGCACTGCACGGGCAAGCGAAACGGCCGCCCCGATGGTTCCAACCGCTGCTAG